A DNA window from Rhodococcus sp. Z13 contains the following coding sequences:
- a CDS encoding bifunctional [glutamine synthetase] adenylyltransferase/[glutamine synthetase]-adenylyl-L-tyrosine phosphorylase, which produces MVRPPSGRSAIPGPGRLGLVEPTAAAELAQLGWNDVGSIELLWALSRAPNADLALRTLVRLSEALGDEWTELDTALRSDTGLRGRLFGLFGSSSALGDHVVAHPDRWRMLAGTVDLPDKHTFTARMLDSVDAVPEPEGRPGRLIHRAGITGPDAISALRTTYRDQLMLIAAADLAPVVENEPVLPYLQVGALLADLADAALTAALAVAVSTVVPEGPCPVDLAVIAMGKCGARELNYVSDVDVVFVAEPADSKASRIAAEMMRIGSAAFFEVDAALRPEGKRGELVRTLESHVAYYNRWAKTWEFQALLKARPMTGDLDLGRRYMDALSPMVWTASEREDFVPDVQAMRRRVEELVPADLRERELKLGRGSLRDVEFAVQLLQLVHGRVDESLRVPNTVEALAALADGGYVGREDAANLRASYEFLRLLEHRLQLQRLKRTHTLPPPEDREGLRWLARAAHMRPDGRKDALGVLESEIKRNTSRIRKLHTRLFYRPLLESVAKLDKEALRLSPDAAVRQLAALGYSAPQHAMEHLAALSGGASRKARIQALLLPQLLEYLGETTDPDAGLLAYRRLSDALYDNVWFLRVLRDEPAVAERLMTVLGSSAYVSELLVKSPDVIRSYADGPTGPRLLEPNPPEVARALVTSSGRYSDPVRAIAAARSLRRAELARVASADILGMLDVPQVCRALSSVWAGVLQAALDAVVRASEQSRGPAPARIAVIGMGRLGGGELGYGSDADVLFVCDPLPDADETDAVKWATSVAEQVRRLLGAPSTDPPLEVDLDLRPEGRSGALVRSLASYRAYYSQWAEAWEVQALLRAHAVAGDPDLGLEFLRMIDTVRYPEGGVSPEAVREIRRIKARVDSERLPRGADPATHTKLGRGGLADIEWTVQLLQLQHAHRIESLRNTSTLETLDAIGAAELLSATDVELLRTAWITATHARNALVLVRGKPTDQLPGPGRLLEAVARVTGWRGEDASEFLDQYLRITRRARAVVERVFGA; this is translated from the coding sequence GTGGTGAGGCCACCCAGCGGGCGTTCGGCGATTCCCGGTCCCGGTCGGCTCGGCCTCGTCGAGCCGACCGCGGCCGCCGAACTCGCCCAGCTCGGCTGGAACGACGTCGGCAGCATCGAGCTGCTGTGGGCGCTGTCCCGCGCCCCCAACGCCGACCTCGCCCTGCGCACCCTCGTGCGCTTGTCCGAGGCCCTCGGTGACGAGTGGACCGAACTCGATACGGCGCTGCGCTCCGACACGGGCCTGCGCGGCCGGCTGTTCGGTCTGTTCGGGTCGTCCTCGGCGCTCGGCGACCACGTCGTCGCCCACCCCGACCGCTGGCGGATGCTCGCGGGCACGGTGGACCTGCCCGACAAGCACACCTTCACCGCGCGGATGCTCGACAGCGTCGACGCGGTGCCCGAGCCCGAGGGACGTCCCGGGCGGCTGATCCACCGCGCCGGGATCACGGGTCCGGACGCGATCTCCGCACTGCGCACCACCTACCGCGACCAGCTCATGCTGATCGCCGCGGCCGATCTCGCCCCCGTCGTCGAGAACGAACCCGTCCTGCCCTACCTGCAGGTGGGGGCACTGCTCGCCGACCTCGCCGACGCGGCGCTCACCGCGGCGCTCGCGGTGGCCGTGTCCACCGTGGTGCCCGAGGGACCGTGCCCCGTCGACCTCGCCGTCATCGCGATGGGCAAGTGCGGCGCGCGCGAACTCAACTACGTCAGCGACGTCGACGTCGTCTTCGTCGCCGAACCGGCCGATTCCAAGGCGAGCCGGATCGCCGCGGAGATGATGCGCATCGGCAGCGCGGCCTTCTTCGAGGTGGACGCCGCCCTGCGTCCCGAGGGCAAGCGCGGAGAACTCGTGCGCACCCTCGAATCCCATGTCGCCTACTACAACCGGTGGGCCAAGACCTGGGAGTTCCAGGCGCTGCTCAAGGCGCGGCCGATGACCGGCGACCTCGACCTCGGCCGCCGCTACATGGACGCGCTGAGCCCCATGGTGTGGACGGCCTCCGAACGCGAGGACTTCGTGCCCGACGTGCAGGCCATGCGGCGGCGCGTCGAGGAACTCGTGCCTGCCGACCTGCGTGAGCGCGAACTCAAACTCGGCCGCGGCAGTCTCCGCGACGTCGAGTTCGCGGTCCAGCTGCTGCAACTGGTGCACGGCCGCGTCGACGAGTCGCTGCGCGTGCCCAACACCGTCGAGGCGCTCGCCGCGCTCGCCGACGGGGGATACGTGGGCCGCGAGGACGCCGCGAACCTGCGCGCCTCCTACGAGTTCCTGCGGCTGCTCGAACACCGGCTGCAGCTGCAGCGGCTCAAGCGCACCCACACCCTCCCACCGCCGGAGGACCGGGAGGGACTGCGCTGGCTCGCCCGCGCCGCTCACATGCGCCCCGACGGACGCAAGGACGCGCTCGGGGTGCTCGAGTCGGAGATCAAGCGCAACACCTCGCGGATCCGGAAGCTGCACACCCGCCTGTTCTACCGGCCGCTGCTCGAATCGGTGGCCAAGCTCGACAAGGAGGCGCTGCGGCTGTCGCCGGACGCCGCCGTCCGCCAGCTCGCCGCTCTCGGCTACAGCGCGCCCCAGCACGCGATGGAACATCTCGCAGCGCTGTCCGGGGGCGCCTCCCGCAAGGCGCGGATCCAAGCGCTGCTGCTGCCGCAGTTGCTCGAATACCTCGGGGAGACCACCGATCCCGACGCCGGCCTGCTCGCCTACCGGCGACTGTCCGACGCGCTCTACGACAACGTCTGGTTCCTGCGGGTGCTGCGTGACGAACCGGCCGTCGCCGAACGTCTCATGACGGTGCTCGGCTCGTCGGCCTACGTCTCGGAACTGCTCGTGAAGTCGCCGGACGTCATCCGGTCCTATGCCGACGGCCCCACCGGTCCGCGGCTGCTCGAACCGAACCCGCCGGAGGTCGCCCGCGCGCTCGTCACCTCGTCGGGCCGCTACTCCGATCCGGTGCGCGCGATCGCCGCGGCACGGTCGCTGCGCCGGGCCGAACTCGCGCGGGTCGCGAGCGCCGACATCCTCGGCATGCTCGACGTGCCGCAGGTGTGCCGGGCGCTGTCGAGCGTGTGGGCCGGGGTGCTCCAGGCGGCCCTCGACGCGGTCGTGCGGGCCTCGGAACAGAGCCGCGGACCGGCACCCGCCCGCATCGCCGTGATCGGCATGGGCCGACTCGGTGGCGGCGAACTCGGTTACGGCTCCGACGCCGACGTGCTGTTCGTGTGCGATCCGCTGCCCGACGCCGACGAGACCGACGCCGTGAAGTGGGCGACCAGCGTCGCCGAACAGGTGCGGCGCCTGCTCGGGGCGCCGAGCACCGACCCGCCGCTCGAGGTGGACCTCGACCTGCGGCCCGAGGGACGCAGCGGCGCGCTGGTGCGCAGCCTCGCCTCCTACCGCGCCTACTACTCGCAGTGGGCCGAGGCGTGGGAGGTGCAGGCCCTGCTGCGTGCGCACGCGGTCGCCGGCGATCCCGATCTCGGGTTGGAGTTCCTGCGCATGATCGACACCGTGCGCTATCCCGAAGGGGGAGTGTCGCCGGAGGCGGTGCGGGAGATCCGGCGGATCAAGGCCCGCGTCGACTCCGAACGGTTGCCGCGCGGCGCCGACCCCGCCACCCACACGAAGCTCGGCCGCGGCGGCCTGGCCGACATCGAGTGGACCGTGCAGCTGCTGCAGCTGCAGCACGCGCACCGCATCGAGTCGCTGCGTAACACCTCCACCCTCGAGACGCTCGACGCGATCGGCGCGGCGGAACTGCTCAGCGCGACCGACGTCGAGCTGCTGCGCACCGCGTGGATCACCGCGACGCACGCCCGCAACGCGCTGGTGCTCGTGCGTGGCAAGCCGACCGACCAGCTGCCCGGACCGGGACGGTTGCTCGAGGCGGTCGCGCGGGTCACCGGGTGGCGCGGGGAGGACGCCTCGGAGTTCCTCGACCAGTACCTGCGGATCACCCGCCGGGCCCGCGCGGTGGTCGAGCGGGTGTTCGGGGCGTAA
- a CDS encoding glutamine synthetase family protein, with amino-acid sequence MDRQKEFVLRTLEERDIRFVRLWFTDVVGTLKSVAIAPAELEGAFEEGIGFDGSAIEGFSRISEADMVARPDATTFQVLPWTDDRGHQYSARMFCDITMPGGTPAWADPRHVLRRQLNKASDLGFSCYVHPEIEFFLVEEGPNGVPVPADNGGYFDQSVHRSAPHFRRHAIDALESMGISVEFSHHETAPGQQEIDLRYADALSMADNVMTFRYVVKEIAMQEGVRATFMPKPFHEHAGSAMHTHMSLFEGETNAFHDPDDPLQLSATGKAFIAGILEHANEISAVTNQWVNSYKRLVHGGEAPTAACWGPSNRSALVRVPMYTPSKASSRRVEIRTPDSACNPYLTFAVLLAAGLRGIEKGYELAPEAEDDVWSLTSAERRAMGYRELPTDLDIALREMEKSELVAETLGEHVFDYFLRNKWREWENYRSQVTPYELEQYLGL; translated from the coding sequence ATGGATCGCCAGAAGGAGTTCGTGCTCCGCACCCTCGAAGAGCGCGACATTCGGTTCGTGCGTCTGTGGTTCACCGACGTCGTCGGCACCCTCAAGTCGGTGGCGATCGCGCCGGCCGAACTGGAGGGCGCCTTCGAGGAGGGCATCGGCTTCGACGGTTCGGCCATCGAAGGGTTCTCGCGCATCTCCGAGGCCGACATGGTCGCGCGACCCGACGCCACCACCTTCCAGGTGCTGCCCTGGACGGACGATCGCGGCCACCAGTACTCGGCCCGCATGTTCTGCGACATCACCATGCCGGGCGGCACCCCCGCCTGGGCCGACCCGCGGCACGTGCTGCGCCGCCAGCTCAACAAGGCCTCCGACCTCGGCTTCAGCTGCTACGTGCACCCCGAGATCGAGTTCTTCCTCGTCGAGGAGGGCCCCAACGGTGTGCCGGTGCCGGCCGACAACGGCGGCTACTTCGACCAGTCGGTGCACCGCTCGGCGCCGCACTTCCGGCGCCACGCCATCGACGCCCTCGAATCCATGGGCATCTCGGTGGAGTTCAGCCACCACGAGACCGCGCCGGGCCAGCAGGAGATCGACCTGCGCTACGCCGACGCGCTGTCCATGGCCGACAACGTCATGACCTTCCGCTACGTGGTCAAGGAGATCGCGATGCAGGAGGGTGTGCGGGCGACCTTCATGCCCAAGCCCTTCCACGAGCACGCCGGCTCCGCGATGCACACCCACATGTCGCTGTTTGAAGGCGAGACCAACGCCTTCCACGATCCCGACGATCCGCTGCAGCTGTCGGCGACCGGCAAGGCGTTCATCGCCGGCATCCTCGAGCACGCCAACGAGATCAGCGCCGTCACCAACCAGTGGGTGAACTCCTACAAGCGCCTGGTGCACGGGGGAGAGGCCCCCACCGCCGCGTGCTGGGGTCCGTCGAACCGCTCCGCGCTGGTCCGCGTCCCGATGTACACCCCGAGCAAGGCCTCGTCGCGCCGCGTCGAGATCCGCACCCCCGACTCGGCGTGCAACCCCTACCTGACCTTCGCGGTGCTCCTAGCCGCCGGCCTGCGCGGCATCGAGAAGGGCTACGAGCTCGCCCCCGAGGCGGAGGACGACGTGTGGTCGCTGACCTCGGCCGAGCGCCGGGCGATGGGCTACCGCGAGCTGCCCACCGACCTCGACATCGCGCTGCGCGAGATGGAGAAGTCCGAGCTCGTCGCGGAGACCCTCGGCGAGCACGTCTTCGACTACTTCCTGCGCAACAAGTGGCGGGAGTGGGAGAACTACCGCAGCCAGGTCACCCCGTACGAGCTCGAGCAGTATCTGGGGCTGTAA
- the katG gene encoding catalase/peroxidase HPI, with translation MHGQASRSQPSHGPIRKEPAVSESENPAVPTPEPSRHRPRTNQDWWPEQLDLSVLHQHSSLSNPMEPDFDYRKEFEKLDVEALRQDLIDLMTDSQDWWPADFGHYGGLFIRMSWHSAGTYRIADGRGGGGKGAQRFAPLNSWPDNVSLDKARRLLWPIKKKYGRALSWADLLVFAGNCAYESMGFKTFGFAFGREDIYEPDEVFWGPEDTWLGDERYAGDRELQGPLGAVQMGLIYVNPEGPNGNPEILASGRDIRETFARMAMNDVETAALIVGGHTVGKTHGAGPADNLGPEPEAAPLEQQGLGWKNSYGTGKGGDTITSGLEVTWTPTPTKWDNSFLETLYAYEWEKTKSPAGAWQWTPKDGAGAGTVPDAHDPTKKHAPGMLTSDLALRYDPIYGEITRRWLDHPEELEQEFAKAWFKLLHRDMGPISRYLGPWIPEPQIWQDPVPEVDHELIDDGDIASLKESILGSGLTIPELVATAWASAASFRGTDKRGGANGARVRLEPQKNWEANEPEQLARVLPVLERIQQEFNGSATGNKKVSLADVIVLGGCAAVEKAARDAGHDITVPFSPGRTDATQEWTDAESFAVLEPKHDGFRNYLRAGEKLPPEKLFLERANLLTLTAPEMTVLTGGFRALGANHGGNKHGVLTDRPQQLTNDFFVNLLDMGIEWKVSESSEGVYEGRVRGTDEVRYTATAVDLVFGANSQLRALSEVYAADDAEPKFVRDFVAAWTKVMELDRFDLHN, from the coding sequence CTGCACGGACAGGCCTCGCGATCACAGCCCTCACATGGTCCTATCCGGAAGGAACCCGCAGTGTCCGAAAGCGAGAACCCGGCAGTCCCCACCCCCGAACCGTCCCGGCACCGCCCCAGGACCAACCAGGACTGGTGGCCGGAGCAGTTGGACCTGTCGGTACTGCACCAGCATTCGTCCCTGTCCAACCCGATGGAACCGGACTTCGACTATCGGAAGGAGTTCGAGAAGCTCGACGTCGAGGCCCTCCGTCAGGATCTCATCGACCTGATGACGGACTCGCAGGACTGGTGGCCGGCGGACTTCGGCCACTACGGCGGTCTGTTCATCCGCATGAGCTGGCACTCCGCCGGCACCTACCGCATCGCCGACGGCCGCGGCGGTGGCGGCAAGGGCGCCCAGCGGTTCGCGCCGCTCAACAGCTGGCCCGACAACGTCAGCCTCGACAAGGCACGACGTCTGCTGTGGCCGATCAAGAAGAAGTACGGCCGTGCCCTGTCCTGGGCCGACCTGCTGGTCTTCGCCGGCAACTGCGCCTACGAGTCGATGGGCTTCAAGACCTTCGGCTTCGCGTTCGGCCGCGAGGACATCTACGAACCCGACGAGGTCTTCTGGGGCCCGGAGGACACCTGGCTCGGCGACGAGCGCTACGCCGGCGACCGCGAGCTCCAGGGCCCGCTCGGCGCCGTCCAGATGGGTCTGATCTACGTCAATCCCGAAGGCCCGAACGGCAATCCGGAGATCCTCGCCTCGGGGCGCGACATCCGCGAGACGTTCGCGCGGATGGCGATGAACGACGTCGAGACGGCCGCGCTGATCGTCGGCGGGCACACCGTCGGCAAGACGCACGGCGCCGGTCCGGCCGACAACCTCGGACCCGAACCGGAAGCCGCCCCGCTCGAGCAGCAGGGCCTCGGCTGGAAGAACTCCTACGGCACCGGCAAGGGCGGCGACACGATCACCAGCGGCCTCGAGGTGACGTGGACGCCCACCCCGACGAAGTGGGACAACTCCTTCCTCGAGACCCTCTACGCCTACGAGTGGGAGAAGACCAAGAGCCCCGCCGGTGCGTGGCAGTGGACGCCGAAGGACGGCGCCGGCGCCGGCACCGTGCCCGACGCACACGACCCGACGAAGAAGCACGCCCCGGGCATGCTCACCAGCGACCTGGCGCTGCGCTACGACCCGATCTACGGCGAGATCACCCGCCGCTGGCTCGACCATCCGGAGGAACTCGAGCAGGAGTTCGCCAAGGCGTGGTTCAAGCTGCTGCACCGCGACATGGGTCCGATCTCCCGCTATCTCGGGCCGTGGATCCCGGAGCCGCAGATCTGGCAGGACCCGGTTCCGGAGGTCGACCACGAACTGATCGACGACGGCGACATCGCGTCGCTGAAGGAGTCGATCCTCGGTTCCGGCCTGACGATCCCCGAGCTGGTCGCGACGGCGTGGGCGTCGGCGGCGAGCTTCCGCGGCACCGACAAGCGCGGCGGCGCGAACGGCGCCCGGGTGCGGCTCGAACCGCAGAAGAACTGGGAGGCCAACGAGCCCGAGCAGCTCGCCCGGGTGCTGCCGGTGCTCGAGCGGATCCAGCAGGAGTTCAACGGCTCGGCGACGGGCAACAAGAAGGTGTCCCTCGCCGACGTGATCGTCCTCGGCGGTTGCGCGGCGGTAGAGAAGGCCGCCCGCGACGCCGGTCACGACATCACGGTGCCGTTCTCCCCGGGCCGCACCGACGCCACCCAGGAGTGGACCGACGCCGAGTCGTTCGCGGTGCTCGAACCGAAGCACGACGGCTTCCGCAACTACCTGCGTGCGGGTGAGAAGCTGCCGCCGGAGAAGCTGTTCCTCGAGCGGGCGAACCTGCTCACCCTCACCGCCCCGGAGATGACGGTGCTCACCGGCGGGTTCCGTGCGCTGGGCGCGAACCACGGCGGCAACAAGCACGGTGTGTTGACCGACCGGCCGCAGCAGCTGACGAACGACTTCTTCGTGAACCTGCTCGACATGGGCATCGAGTGGAAGGTGTCGGAGTCGAGCGAGGGCGTCTACGAGGGCCGGGTCCGCGGCACCGACGAGGTCCGGTACACCGCCACCGCGGTGGATCTCGTCTTCGGCGCGAACTCGCAGCTGCGGGCGCTGTCGGAGGTGTACGCGGCCGACGACGCCGAACCGAAGTTCGTCCGCGACTTCGTGGCGGCGTGGACGAAGGTGATGGAACTGGACCGGTTCGACCTGCACAACTGA
- the panB gene encoding 3-methyl-2-oxobutanoate hydroxymethyltransferase has product MSDNVTSVYGGAASAAAPADTPKRKTRVHHLQAMKAEGRRWAELTAYDYSTARIFEEAGIPVLLVGDSAANVVYGYDTTVPVTVDELLPLVRGVVRGAPNALVVADLPFGTYEASPEQALATAVRFMKEGGAHAVKLEGGERMAPQIAAITAAGIPVQAHIGFTPQSVNSLGGFRVQGRGDGAEQLVADAIAVQEAGAFSVVMEMVPAELAGQVTRKLSIPTVGIGAGNECDAQVLVWQDMAGYTSGKTAKFVKKFGQVGDELRSAAAQYAAEVAQGTFPGPEHSF; this is encoded by the coding sequence ATGTCCGACAACGTGACGTCCGTATACGGTGGCGCGGCTTCCGCTGCAGCCCCGGCCGACACCCCCAAGCGCAAGACGCGAGTCCACCACCTGCAGGCGATGAAGGCCGAGGGCCGCCGCTGGGCGGAGCTGACCGCGTACGACTACTCCACCGCCCGCATCTTCGAAGAGGCCGGTATCCCGGTCCTGCTCGTGGGCGATTCCGCAGCCAACGTCGTCTACGGCTACGACACCACCGTGCCGGTGACCGTCGACGAACTCCTCCCCCTCGTCCGGGGTGTGGTGCGCGGTGCACCCAACGCTCTGGTCGTGGCCGACCTGCCGTTCGGCACCTACGAGGCCTCGCCCGAGCAGGCGCTCGCGACCGCCGTGCGGTTCATGAAGGAGGGTGGCGCGCACGCCGTCAAGCTCGAGGGCGGCGAGCGGATGGCTCCGCAGATCGCGGCGATCACCGCGGCCGGCATCCCGGTGCAGGCCCACATCGGTTTCACCCCGCAGTCGGTGAACTCGCTCGGCGGGTTCCGGGTGCAGGGCCGCGGCGACGGCGCCGAGCAGCTCGTCGCCGACGCGATCGCCGTGCAGGAGGCGGGTGCCTTCTCCGTCGTGATGGAGATGGTGCCGGCGGAGCTGGCCGGGCAGGTCACCCGCAAGCTGAGCATCCCGACCGTCGGCATCGGCGCGGGCAACGAGTGCGACGCGCAGGTGCTGGTCTGGCAGGACATGGCCGGCTACACCAGCGGCAAGACGGCCAAGTTCGTCAAGAAGTTCGGGCAGGTCGGCGACGAACTGCGCAGTGCCGCGGCCCAGTACGCGGCCGAGGTCGCGCAGGGCACCTTCCCGGGACCCGAACACTCCTTCTGA
- a CDS encoding alpha/beta hydrolase, with protein MVIPARTRLRRLSVPLTVPLFAAAVALTACSASAGDPGPSTAGVVPGLERFYEQPVDWESCTGYGDDGPYLARQGVECARITVPLDYEDPDGRTITLALSRAEATGDRIGALLVNPGGPGASGLSSALTADGTTLGDRFDVVGFDPRGIGVSDPAVRCLTDAEFDAERALDDGDTSPEGIAEAEKHNREYAELCADRTGPDVLAHVGSREVVRDMDVIRGVLGEDTLNFLGYSYGTRLGTLYAERFPDRVRAMVLDGAIDPEQDPVEEIVLQAEGFQKAFDEFAAYCAGYADCALGSDPARATERFRALVDPLIAAPAPTTDPRGLTHRDAITGVQQGLYSPSLWGTLRGGLTSLAVSGTGDSLLQLADLYEGRNDDGTYSNITDAFNAIRCVDDPPVTDRALAGELDTRFRAAAPFLDDGRGNGTAPLDVCVFWPVPATGEPHTPEVPGLAPVLVVSTTGDPATPYDAGVELAARLGGALVTFEGTQHTVVLDGEGCVDDVVTRYLVDLQVPDSDPHC; from the coding sequence GTGGTTATCCCTGCTCGCACGCGTCTGCGCCGTCTGTCCGTCCCCCTGACCGTCCCCCTGTTCGCCGCCGCGGTCGCGCTCACCGCGTGCAGCGCGTCGGCCGGTGATCCCGGACCGTCGACGGCGGGGGTCGTGCCCGGCCTCGAGCGCTTCTACGAGCAGCCCGTCGACTGGGAGTCCTGCACCGGCTACGGCGACGACGGCCCCTATCTCGCGCGGCAGGGCGTGGAGTGCGCCCGCATCACCGTGCCCCTCGACTACGAGGACCCCGACGGCCGCACGATCACCCTCGCGCTCTCCCGGGCCGAGGCGACCGGGGACCGGATCGGCGCGCTGCTCGTCAACCCCGGCGGCCCCGGCGCCTCCGGACTGTCCTCGGCGCTCACGGCCGACGGCACCACCCTCGGGGACCGGTTCGACGTCGTCGGCTTCGACCCCCGCGGCATCGGGGTGTCCGACCCCGCGGTCCGCTGCCTCACCGACGCCGAGTTCGACGCCGAGCGGGCCCTCGACGACGGCGACACGAGCCCGGAGGGCATCGCCGAAGCGGAGAAACACAACCGGGAGTACGCCGAGCTGTGCGCCGACCGCACCGGCCCCGACGTCCTCGCCCATGTCGGCAGCCGCGAGGTGGTCCGGGACATGGACGTGATCCGCGGTGTCCTCGGCGAGGACACCCTGAACTTCCTCGGCTACTCCTACGGCACCCGGCTCGGCACCCTCTACGCCGAACGGTTCCCCGACCGGGTGCGGGCGATGGTGCTCGACGGTGCCATCGACCCCGAGCAGGACCCGGTCGAGGAGATCGTGCTGCAGGCGGAGGGATTCCAGAAGGCCTTCGACGAGTTCGCCGCCTATTGCGCCGGGTACGCCGACTGTGCGCTCGGCTCCGACCCGGCCCGGGCCACCGAACGGTTCCGGGCGCTGGTCGATCCGCTGATCGCCGCGCCCGCCCCGACCACCGACCCGCGCGGCCTGACCCACCGCGACGCGATCACCGGGGTGCAGCAAGGGCTCTACTCGCCGTCGCTGTGGGGGACGCTGCGCGGCGGGCTCACCTCCTTGGCCGTCAGCGGCACCGGCGACTCGCTGCTGCAGCTCGCCGACCTGTACGAGGGGCGCAACGACGACGGCACCTACAGCAACATCACCGACGCCTTCAACGCGATCCGCTGCGTCGACGACCCGCCGGTGACCGACCGGGCCCTCGCCGGGGAACTCGACACCCGTTTCCGGGCCGCGGCGCCCTTCCTCGACGACGGGCGCGGCAACGGCACCGCGCCGCTCGACGTCTGCGTCTTCTGGCCAGTGCCCGCGACGGGCGAGCCGCACACCCCCGAGGTGCCCGGACTGGCCCCGGTGCTGGTGGTGTCCACGACCGGTGATCCGGCCACCCCGTACGATGCCGGCGTGGAACTGGCGGCCCGCCTCGGCGGCGCACTGGTGACCTTCGAGGGCACCCAGCACACCGTCGTCCTCGACGGGGAGGGGTGCGTCGACGATGTCGTGACCCGCTATCTTGTCGATCTGCAGGTGCCCGATTCGGACCCTCACTGCTGA
- the glnA gene encoding type I glutamate--ammonia ligase, producing MAFTSAEEVIKFIADEKVEYVDIRFTDLPGIEQHFSIPAKAFNEDVFEDGLAFDGSSVRGFQSIHESDMLLLPDVTTARIDPFRAAKTLNVSFFVHDPFTRESYSRDPRNVARKAEEYLKSTGIADTAFFGAEAEFYIFDSVSYDSKMNGAFYELDSISGSWNTGVEYNADGTPNRGYKVRPKGGYFPVAPYDHYVDLRDEISTNLQLAGFELERGHHEVGTGGQAEINYKFNTLLAAADDLQLFKYIVKNTAWKNGKTATFMPKPLFGDNGSGMHVHQSLWKDGKPLFHDEAGYAGLSDLARWYIGGILHHAPSLLAFTNPTINSYHRLVPGYEAPINLVYSQRNRSAAVRIPITGNNPKAKRLEFRAPDSSGNPYLNFAAQMMAGLDGIKNKIEPLAPVDKDLYELPPEEAKNIPQAPTSLADVIDNLEKDHDYLTEGGVFTTDLIETWISLKREQEIAPVNLRPHPYEFQLYFDC from the coding sequence GTGGCGTTCACCTCGGCCGAAGAGGTCATCAAGTTCATCGCGGACGAGAAAGTCGAATACGTCGACATCCGCTTCACGGACCTGCCCGGCATCGAGCAGCACTTCTCGATCCCCGCGAAGGCGTTCAACGAGGATGTCTTCGAGGACGGCCTCGCGTTCGACGGCTCGTCCGTCCGCGGTTTCCAGTCCATCCACGAGTCGGACATGCTCCTGCTCCCGGACGTGACGACCGCTCGGATCGATCCCTTCCGTGCCGCCAAGACCCTGAACGTCAGCTTCTTCGTCCACGATCCCTTCACGCGTGAGTCCTACTCCCGCGACCCGCGCAACGTCGCCCGCAAGGCCGAGGAGTACCTGAAGTCGACCGGCATCGCCGACACCGCCTTCTTCGGTGCCGAGGCCGAGTTCTACATCTTCGACTCCGTCTCCTACGACTCGAAGATGAACGGCGCGTTCTACGAGCTCGACTCGATCTCGGGCTCCTGGAACACCGGCGTCGAGTACAACGCCGACGGCACCCCCAACCGCGGTTACAAGGTCCGCCCGAAGGGTGGCTACTTCCCCGTCGCGCCGTACGACCACTACGTCGACCTCCGCGACGAGATCTCCACCAACCTGCAGCTCGCCGGCTTCGAGCTCGAGCGCGGCCACCACGAGGTGGGCACCGGCGGCCAGGCCGAGATCAACTACAAGTTCAACACGCTGCTCGCCGCGGCCGACGACCTGCAGCTGTTCAAGTACATCGTCAAGAACACGGCGTGGAAGAACGGCAAGACCGCCACCTTCATGCCGAAGCCGCTCTTCGGTGACAACGGTTCGGGCATGCACGTCCACCAGTCGCTGTGGAAGGACGGCAAGCCGCTGTTCCACGACGAGGCCGGCTACGCGGGCCTGTCCGACCTCGCCCGCTGGTACATCGGCGGCATCCTGCACCATGCGCCGTCGCTGCTCGCCTTCACGAACCCGACGATCAACTCCTACCACCGTCTGGTTCCGGGCTACGAGGCCCCGATCAACCTGGTCTACAGCCAGCGCAACCGTTCGGCCGCCGTCCGTATCCCGATCACGGGCAACAACCCGAAGGCCAAGCGCCTCGAGTTCCGCGCGCCGGACTCCTCGGGTAACCCCTACCTGAACTTCGCCGCGCAGATGATGGCCGGCCTCGACGGCATCAAGAACAAGATCGAGCCGCTCGCCCCGGTCGACAAGGACCTCTACGAGCTCCCGCCGGAGGAGGCCAAGAACATCCCGCAGGCCCCCACCAGCCTCGCGGACGTCATCGACAACCTCGAGAAGGACCACGACTACCTGACCGAGGGTGGCGTGTTCACCACCGACCTGATCGAGACCTGGATCTCGCTCAAGCGCGAGCAGGAGATCGCCCCGGTCAACCTGCGTCCGCACCCCTACGAGTTCCAGCTGTACTTCGACTGCTGA